The genomic interval AGAGCGCCTTTGCATCCTCATCAGAGAACGCAGTGATAAAGTGAATCCACGGGCTTGCCTCTGCTTGCAGACGTTCCAGTTCTGGCCCATTCCCTGCAACAACGAGATGCCGCTGCATGCGTTCACACGCTTTGATCGCGAGATCCACGCGCTTGTACGGAACAAGTCGTCCCAGTGACAAATAATAAGGTTCCCCTTGAAGATCTGGGAGTAGCGATTTGATTGAGCCAATTGGTTCAGTGGGAATCAAACCTACAGGCGGATAAATCACGATTGAACTTCTCCCATAATACTTCTTGATGCGCTCGGAAACAGCGCGACTGCACGCAATATAGTGATCGACCTTTTGCGAATGATGATAATCCCAGAATCTCATGAAAGCCATGAGTATCGTCATCGCCACTTTCGCAATCGGCGAGCGCAGGCTCTCGTAATACTCTTGAAAACCACTCCAGGCATAGCGCATCGGTGTATAACAGTAACTAATGTGTAAAGCTCCTCGCTTTGCGCGGACACCGTTGGCGCAAGCGTGACTGCTCGTGATGATCAGATCGTACTCTTTCATATCCAAAAGCGAATAGGCGAGTGGCATTAGAAAAAGATAGGCTTGATACCTTTTTACAGAAAACGGAAGATGCTGAAGAAACGTCGTGCGAATGTCGCGTGCCGCGAGTTCCTCAGGCAACTGTGAGCGATCTAGCACAGACACATAGATTGTTGCGTCAGGAAAGATTCTTGCAAGTTCAAGCAACACCTTTTCAGATCCACGAAAATTGACCAGCCATTCGTGGACAATCGCAACCTTCACCGCGTTGACTGCACCTCCCAAATACGTTCCACGTTTAATCACCTACATCACATCGCAGGCACCTTCTACCTACGAAAACTCGTTCTCAGCGCTCCGTGTCCTCACCCTCCCTCCCCGCGGCGCGCGTTTCTGAGCATGCGGCGTTTTTCCTGGCGATGCGTCCGCTGCGACCACAGGAGCGAGGCGATCTGCCACGCCACGTTCGGGCGCGTCACAAGCAGGCGCAAAAAGCGCGCAAACTCGACGAATTGGGCGACCCAAAACCCGAACGAGCGCGGCGAAACGTATACCCACACCATAGAAAGCTGATTCGCAAACGAGTGTGACTGCGCACGTGCGCTCGGGCGCTTCCCCGCAATCCAGCCACGCGCGTGTTTGGCCACCGCCTTTGGCGCATACAAAAACGAAAATCCGTTGAGCGAACCGCGCCAGCAGAGATCGACGTCCTCCTTGTAGAGAAAAAACGTCTCGTCAAGCACATACCCCGCCGCGTGATGCATCGCGTTTAAAAAGGACGCCGTGTAGAGCGCGGCGGCGCCGCACACGCCAAACACAACGTGTGCTGCGTCATACTGCCCAGCGTCCCGTCGCTCTGAGCCGCGATCGCGCACGTGATAGAAAGCCTCCATGACAAGCCCCGTGCTGTCAATCGTCACGCCATTCTCCCGCAACAGTTTCCCTGTAACCCCGCCGGTACGCTCCCCTTTTCTGTCGTGCAGCGCCGCAAGGCAGTGTTCGAGATACGTCGCGCGCAACAGCACGTCTGGGTTTAGCGTCAGCACGTGGGTCATTTGCGCGTCAAGCGCGCGCGTAAACCCGAGGTTGTGCGCCACCGCATAGCCGAGATTGTGCGGCAGGATATGCACGACAATGCGCGGGTGCCTGACTACATACGCTTCTGCGATCGCGACACTCGCGTCGGTCGACGCGTTGTCAAGGATCAGCACACACGCAGGCGCGACCGTTTGCGCGAGCACCGCGTCAAGACACGCGGCGAGTCCGTCCGCACTCTCGTGCGTGACGATCTGCACCTGCACACGGGGGAGATGAACCTTTCCCCCTCCCACGTGGGGTTCGTCCGGCGCGAAGCGTTGCACCGCACCCGCCGCGTCGCGTTTCGCCTCAATACGCATTGCGATTTCTAAACCCGTGCACCACGGTGCGCAGGACGATCAGCATGTCCATCTGAAACGACCAGTTCTCGATGTAGCGCAGGTCATACTCAATGCGCTCCTCAATGCTTGTGTCGCCGCGCAGCCCGTGGATCTGCGCCCAGCCGGTGATGCCTGGGCGAATGCGGTGCTTGACCATGTAGCGCGGAATGTCCTCCTGGAACTGCTCTACGTAGTTCGGACGCTCGGGGCGCGGGCCAATCACGCTCATGTCGCCGCGCAGGACGTTAAAGAACTGCGGCAACTCGTCAAGGCTCATCCGCCGCATGAAGCGCCCTACCTTCGTGCGGCGTGGATCGTCTGCCACCGTCCAGCCGTCCTGATCCGCATCGTGCAACACCATCGTGCGAAACTTGTACATCGTAAACGGTCTGCGGTTTTTCCCGAGCCGCGTTTGCCTGTAAATGATCGGGCCGGGCGACGAGAGACGCACAAGCACGGCGAGCAGCGCAAAAAACGGGCTCAGCACGATGAGCACAAGCAGCGAGAAAACGAGGTCAAAGCCGCGTTTGAGCGCGAGGTTGACCACCTCGTCAAGCGGCGTATAGCGCGTATCGACGATCGGCAACCCCGCGAACTCTTCAAAGCGCGGGCGGCTTGGCAGCACGTCGACAAAATCCGGGATAAGCAGCGTGTGTACACCATAGTACTCGGCGATCTGCACCGCGTCGCGCAACACGCCCATCGCGTAGTACGGCACGGTGAGCACGATGTGATCGACGATGTGCCGCTGGAGAATCGCGCTTAGCTCCGCCGAACTGCCGAGACACGTAATGTTCTGCCGCTCAAAAAACGCGCGCTGCGCGAGATCCTCAAACATACCATCGTCCACCGTCGCCGCCATCTCGCGATCGACCCGCCCGTCATCCGCGATCACGCCGCCGAGGATCTCGTAGCCAAACTCCGGATGCCGCCGAACGTGCGCCAGGAAACGCTCAGTGGCGCGCGTCGCCCCGATGATGAGGATATACTTGCGGTTGAAGCCGCGTGCGCGAAACGACTGCAGGATGCGGCGGGTCGCCAGGCGCGTCCCGATCGTAAAGAGGTAGGTGAGGGTCACAAAAAAAACGATGACCGCCCGCGAATACGGTTCCTTGCTCAAATACAGCACACTCATCGCCGTCAGCGCCATCATGGCAACGCTCACCAGCAACTGCGCAGCCACGCGGCGCATCGCGCGGTTTCTCGTGACACCGTACAGGCCCGTGAGTGCCGCGACCGCGAGAAACGCAGGAAGCGCCACGTAGAGGATCTTCAGGTAATCGCTCAGCGGAAGCGCGCCGTACCTCGGAAGGAGCGTTGTCTCAAAGCGTACGGCCCACGCCAGGAGAAAGGCGATCACGACGGCGATCGCATCATTCATCATATACAGCCTGCCAATCCATGCCTGATGCCTGCGCAGCATGATCTGCCCTCCTCCTTAGCGGTCCGCGTTTATAAATTGATACTCCTGAAGCGCGCCCGGTTCTTTTTTCATCTCTTGCATCGTCACGTTTCGCAGAACACTCTGCTTCAAGCCTGCCTCGTCAATCGCCATCGCGGTCAGGTACAGATTGACCGCAGGCTGGTCGCGGTTGGCGGTCAAAAATGGATTGAGCGTGCTCTCCGACGCTTTGTACTGGCCCAGTAGCGCCAGTGCCAGCCCCTCGTACACCTGCACCGTCGCGTTCTCGGCGAGCGGGATCTCCGCTGGGAAGAGTGCCGGATCGCTCACCTTCGCCTCTGCGTTTATCGTCCGAAAGAGTTGCGTGACCCCTTGCAGGCCTTGCTTTGCGCCCGCCGGGTCGGTCTTTAGCGCGCGCGCCGACACGAACAGCTTGATCGCCATCGCGTTCTCGTACGCCGCCTGATTGAAACGTCCGACGCCAATCGCCGCGTGCGACCAGTTCAGCGCATCCGTATAATCGCCCATCTGATACGCCAGCACGGCGCATTGTGTGAGCATGCTCGGGTCCCACGCACCCGTCGCAGCGGCTACGCGCAGCGCGGCGAGCGCCTGTCCGCCGTATGCCTGCCCCTGCCCGTACTGCAGCATCTGGTAGTCAAACTTGGCAAGCGTAAACTCGGCGTTGTCATCGTACGGTGTGAGCGCAGTGCTCGTCTGCACCTCCGCCAGGTTCGCCTTGCTCACGTAGCCAGGCGTTGTCATCATGCCAAACGCCACCTGCGAACCTGACATCATCCCGCCAAAGACAAAAAACACGAGCAGTGCGACGGTGATTGCATACGACTGCATGCGTCGCTGTCTGGCCATCCGCTGCGCGCGCAAAGGGGCAAGCGGCGTTTGCGCGATCTTCGCTCCCTCTTGCGCGAGACGCGCCGTTCCGGCGAGGCCAAGCATCATCCAAAAGAGCACCTCGTAGTACGCGTATGAAAAGTCGAAATCGAGAAATGCGTGTGTGAGCAGGATCAGCGCCGCGATGAGAAAACCAAGCGCGCTCATCTTCTCGCGCAGGTTCTCCGCCGCGCGCAGCACGCGGATCGTTTGCGCGATGCCAAGGCTTATCGAGACCCCAAACAGGAGAAGTTGCACGACACCGCCGTCGAGCAGTTGATCAAACAGGACACTGTGCACCTGTTTCGACCAGTAGGGCAGCGTCTGATACGCCTGGAAGTGGCTCATCCACGCGTTGCCGCCCGCGCCAAAAAGCGGAGCTGCGAGCCACATGGCAAGTGCGTTCTTATAATAGTAGAAGCGCTCTTGCAAACTGACGCTGTGAAACGAGATCGCGTGCAGGCGCTGCAGGATCGAGGCGCTGCCGTGGCCGCTCAGGTGGTGGCGCAGGAGGTACCCGCCGAGCAGAAGCAGCGCGACAAGGCCGATCCCTACACCGCGCGACGCGCGCACGTCCATCCGCTCAAACACCCACGGGCGAAGAAAGCGCTCGGCGAGAAACGAACCGACAAGCAGCAGGGCGAGCGCGATCACGACGTCTTTGGCGTGACCGCTTTGCAGCGCTTTGACCGTGACGTAGCCACTCGCGAGTCCGAGCAGCGTGAGCGCTACGTCATACCACACGACGCGCTTGCGCTTGAACAGCGCGGCGCGCGAGATAAAGAGCGCGAGGAGCACGAACGGCGTGTACACCCACACGACGCGCGAATACGTGCCGACAACCGCCGCGAGGCCTGTCGTAAAAGCGAGCGTGCCGACAAAATTCCAGACGGTGCAGCGCGCGCCGCGGTATCCCGCCGTCAGCCCGAGCGCCGCGATCGCAAGCGCGACGGCCCCATACGTGTTGTGGTACTGAAAGACAGATGCGAGCAGGTGGCTCCCGTACACCGCGTTGTTGGCGCTCCACCAAGAGACCGCCGCACCCATGCCAAACACGTAGAGGATGGGGTTTAGCAGGAGCAAAAGCAGCACAAGAACGTTTCGCACCGCATAGCCATAGCGCTGCGCCACAACGAACACCGCCGCACCCGCCGCCGCCGTCAGCGTCACTTGTAGCGACAGCACGACGGACGTCGCCCAGAGGTTCGTGAGCATCGCATATGCCCCATACATCAGCACCCACAGCGCAGGGCGCGTCGGGTGCAGATCCAGATCGTCGCGAAACAGCGCGACGATTGCACCAAGCAGGAGCAGCGTGACCACGATCGTTGCAGATGGCGTAAAAAAGAGTCCGGCATACCAAGGTGTAACCACAAGAAAAAGTGCTAGGATTGTTAAGGTAGTAAGTGTGCGAAACCCGAGTGGCCCATCCGGCACGTCGAGCGCTTGACGAAACTTCATGCAGTGCCTCCTAGCAGTCTGTCGAAACTTGTAAAATCCCGTTAGGAGTATTGTAGGGTGCAATCGCGGGAATGACAAGGATGCGGAAGAAGAATCCATGTGGCTGACATCCAGGGGTATAACGAATACAGAGGCGGAGATGTAACTCAGGATGTCAGTCACTTCAAAAGTTGCAAACACAAGGGGTGTGAGAATGATGAACCAGAAAATACTCGACAAACGATATCGGATTTATGACATTGCAAAAAAATACGAAGCAAAAAATATTCGCATATTCGGATCTCAGCTACGAGGATCTGAACGACAAAATAGTGACATTGACTTGATTGTCGAATTCGGAGAACCCAACTTGCTTGATCGTATCCGTATGAAACACGACTTGGAAGAAGAATTGGGTATGTCAGTCGATCTACTGACAGACGATTCACTTCATCCTCTTCTAAGAGATGAAATTCTGAGTGAGGCCAAGCCACTATGAAGAACGACAAACTGTACTTGCATGACATTGTCGTCTCCATCGTCAAAAAAACGGACAGCTGATCCCATGTTTGAAGTTTTATTTGTGTTTTTTTCCACCGAAACCTTTATTAATCACCTTTTGCGGAATAACCTCATTTGGAAATTTACCCAGCGGTATATGAACGGGCAATGGCTTTTCTGCACTCTTTGGTTGCGACACGTTTTGACGCGACATGATCTACACCCTTTCTTCTACCCTATAGAGTACCACTACAGAAAATAATGTTGCAATCAGAAATAGCAGCGCCCAGTTAACACGTCTGCCTTTCTTCTCGATCACCTTCTTCGCTTAAAGGCGGACAATTTCTAGCGCCAGTACATTAAAGTCCATAAACCGATACTCCTAATTTAGAGAAATCGCGATCAAAAGATGCAATAAACAAATCCTCTATCTTAGCCGCTGCAGCAAGGTACGCGTCCGCAAAGTCAACATTGTGTTTTGAAAAGAGCTCAAGGGCATCATTAATGCGCCTAGCATCATCCACGATAATCCCTTTTAATGTGATCATTTTACTAATAACCGAAGCAATATCACTCTTTGAGAATGCATACACTCTACCGCTCAGTACAAAACAACATTCTGCAATAATT from Ferroacidibacillus organovorans carries:
- a CDS encoding glycosyltransferase codes for the protein MIKRGTYLGGAVNAVKVAIVHEWLVNFRGSEKVLLELARIFPDATIYVSVLDRSQLPEELAARDIRTTFLQHLPFSVKRYQAYLFLMPLAYSLLDMKEYDLIITSSHACANGVRAKRGALHISYCYTPMRYAWSGFQEYYESLRSPIAKVAMTILMAFMRFWDYHHSQKVDHYIACSRAVSERIKKYYGRSSIVIYPPVGLIPTEPIGSIKSLLPDLQGEPYYLSLGRLVPYKRVDLAIKACERMQRHLVVAGNGPELERLQAEASPWIHFITAFSDEDAKALYKHCFGFIFPGEEDFGLTVVEVQRYGKPVVAYAKGGAEDTVIHGKTGILFQEQSVDALVDALIELEQSTYDVEFIRNHSTRFSPEMFHAEIRDAINMRVE
- a CDS encoding glycosyltransferase, which translates into the protein MRIEAKRDAAGAVQRFAPDEPHVGGGKVHLPRVQVQIVTHESADGLAACLDAVLAQTVAPACVLILDNASTDASVAIAEAYVVRHPRIVVHILPHNLGYAVAHNLGFTRALDAQMTHVLTLNPDVLLRATYLEHCLAALHDRKGERTGGVTGKLLRENGVTIDSTGLVMEAFYHVRDRGSERRDAGQYDAAHVVFGVCGAAALYTASFLNAMHHAAGYVLDETFFLYKEDVDLCWRGSLNGFSFLYAPKAVAKHARGWIAGKRPSARAQSHSFANQLSMVWVYVSPRSFGFWVAQFVEFARFLRLLVTRPNVAWQIASLLWSQRTHRQEKRRMLRNARRGEGG
- a CDS encoding undecaprenyl-phosphate glucose phosphotransferase, with the protein product MLRRHQAWIGRLYMMNDAIAVVIAFLLAWAVRFETTLLPRYGALPLSDYLKILYVALPAFLAVAALTGLYGVTRNRAMRRVAAQLLVSVAMMALTAMSVLYLSKEPYSRAVIVFFVTLTYLFTIGTRLATRRILQSFRARGFNRKYILIIGATRATERFLAHVRRHPEFGYEILGGVIADDGRVDREMAATVDDGMFEDLAQRAFFERQNITCLGSSAELSAILQRHIVDHIVLTVPYYAMGVLRDAVQIAEYYGVHTLLIPDFVDVLPSRPRFEEFAGLPIVDTRYTPLDEVVNLALKRGFDLVFSLLVLIVLSPFFALLAVLVRLSSPGPIIYRQTRLGKNRRPFTMYKFRTMVLHDADQDGWTVADDPRRTKVGRFMRRMSLDELPQFFNVLRGDMSVIGPRPERPNYVEQFQEDIPRYMVKHRIRPGITGWAQIHGLRGDTSIEERIEYDLRYIENWSFQMDMLIVLRTVVHGFRNRNAY
- a CDS encoding O-antigen ligase family protein is translated as MKFRQALDVPDGPLGFRTLTTLTILALFLVVTPWYAGLFFTPSATIVVTLLLLGAIVALFRDDLDLHPTRPALWVLMYGAYAMLTNLWATSVVLSLQVTLTAAAGAAVFVVAQRYGYAVRNVLVLLLLLLNPILYVFGMGAAVSWWSANNAVYGSHLLASVFQYHNTYGAVALAIAALGLTAGYRGARCTVWNFVGTLAFTTGLAAVVGTYSRVVWVYTPFVLLALFISRAALFKRKRVVWYDVALTLLGLASGYVTVKALQSGHAKDVVIALALLLVGSFLAERFLRPWVFERMDVRASRGVGIGLVALLLLGGYLLRHHLSGHGSASILQRLHAISFHSVSLQERFYYYKNALAMWLAAPLFGAGGNAWMSHFQAYQTLPYWSKQVHSVLFDQLLDGGVVQLLLFGVSISLGIAQTIRVLRAAENLREKMSALGFLIAALILLTHAFLDFDFSYAYYEVLFWMMLGLAGTARLAQEGAKIAQTPLAPLRAQRMARQRRMQSYAITVALLVFFVFGGMMSGSQVAFGMMTTPGYVSKANLAEVQTSTALTPYDDNAEFTLAKFDYQMLQYGQGQAYGGQALAALRVAAATGAWDPSMLTQCAVLAYQMGDYTDALNWSHAAIGVGRFNQAAYENAMAIKLFVSARALKTDPAGAKQGLQGVTQLFRTINAEAKVSDPALFPAEIPLAENATVQVYEGLALALLGQYKASESTLNPFLTANRDQPAVNLYLTAMAIDEAGLKQSVLRNVTMQEMKKEPGALQEYQFINADR
- a CDS encoding nucleotidyltransferase family protein, yielding MMNQKILDKRYRIYDIAKKYEAKNIRIFGSQLRGSERQNSDIDLIVEFGEPNLLDRIRMKHDLEEELGMSVDLLTDDSLHPLLRDEILSEAKPL
- a CDS encoding PIN domain-containing protein, which codes for MKILLDTNVILRFILKDHDTMSPAARDLISKAASGEVQLLLDSVIIAECCFVLSGRVYAFSKSDIASVISKMITLKGIIVDDARRINDALELFSKHNVDFADAYLAAAAKIEDLFIASFDRDFSKLGVSVYGL